Genomic window (Hyalangium gracile):
GGGCAGCCGATGTGTCTGTCATTGATGCGAGGCTTTGAGCTGTCTTTGCTCCGGACGGCGCGCTCCGTCAGCCCAGCAGATCCAGCAGCCGGGAGCTCTTGCGCTGGCGGGGCAGCAGCTTGAAGCGGCGCAGCTCGCGGCGCTTCACGCGGCTCTCCAGGACGCTGTGCACCGAGAGGCTGCCGGGGCCGCGCAGCAGGAGCGTGAGCGCCGTGCCCACCAGGGCCAGGTTGAACTCGTAGCCGCCCTCCTGGTTGCTGAAGCCCTTGGAGGCATGCACCTTGCCGATGGCCACCGCCTGCGTCACGAGCACCGCCAGCGCGGTGAGGCGCGTGGCCACGCCCAGGATGGCGCTCACTCCGGAGACCACCTCGGTGAGCCCCAGGGCGACCACCCAGGGCCGGCCTGGCTTGAAGCCCATCTGCTCGAACATGGGGGAGTGCTGCTGGACTCCCTCCTTCGTCAGCTTGCTGTACCCGTGGAACAGCATGGTGGAGCCCAGGGACAGCCGCGGTGGCAGCAGCGCCGCGGACTTGAGGATGCCAGGCTGCTCGGTCAGGGTGGCCGCGATCATGGACCTCTCCTCCTTGCTGGAAGGGCGAATGGAAGGTGCCTCTTAGGGTGGAGCCGCTCCTCCCATCTGGCATGGAGCCGCCGGCTGCTGGCCTGGTGCCGTCTGCTCGGAGAGCGAGCAGCCGGGCACACCACGCTCCGGGCTCGGGATGGGGACGAGTCGCTCCTTGCCTGGCGCCGTTGCGCGGGTCCGGATCTGCGTTACCTCAAACACATGACTGAAGCGCACACGCCAACGCGCGACTACACCCTCCCCGAGGGGTGCCCCACTTGTGGCGCCGATCTGCCGGTGCGGGTCACCGCGGCCGGTCCGAACGGCGTCTGCAAGCACTGCGGCTGGATGGGCCGGCCGCTCATCACCGTGACCCACCGCGGGCTTCGCATCCAGTACGAGAGCGCCCAGGCCTGAGGCGAGCGGCTCGGTCCGCTCAGCGCTCTCGTTCCACGCGCACGAGCCTGCCGCCCGTGGCCACGATGGCCAGCGCGGGCACCAGCAGCGCCAGCGCACCCGGCAGCCCGATGCTGTCGGCCAGGAAGCCGACCAGCGGCGGCCCCGCGAGGAAGCCGCCATAGCCCGTCGTCGACACCGCGGCGATGGCCACTCCCGCCGCGCTTCCACGCTGGCGCCCCGCCGCGCTGAACAGCACGGGGATGAGGTTGGACA
Coding sequences:
- a CDS encoding DoxX family protein, with the translated sequence MIAATLTEQPGILKSAALLPPRLSLGSTMLFHGYSKLTKEGVQQHSPMFEQMGFKPGRPWVVALGLTEVVSGVSAILGVATRLTALAVLVTQAVAIGKVHASKGFSNQEGGYEFNLALVGTALTLLLRGPGSLSVHSVLESRVKRRELRRFKLLPRQRKSSRLLDLLG